Below is a genomic region from Apostichopus japonicus isolate 1M-3 chromosome 7, ASM3797524v1, whole genome shotgun sequence.
TTACCAGAATGGACAAGGTGTTTGTACAAAAACACACGAACATGACAACTTGACCCTACGAGAATTTAAAAATGGCGCTATACTACTAATACGTGACCCACTAAAGGCCGCTGTATCCGATTTCGTGAGGTGCGGCCATGATCATAATCTAACTACGGAGGATGTTGGAAGACATCTTGAATCCAATGATGGTGAGTTATTGGCTGACAATATTGAGTTATAGTTTCTTATAAGAGGTCAAACATTACAGTTTGCTACGAAGTACAAAACGACACACTCAttatattttcacaaaaactTTTGCAAGGCAAATCTGCTATGAAATATATCATGATCTGTCGACgtttaagtttaatattttacacAGGCATTAGAAGTGAGAGGGGTTAACTATAAATGATATcgaagaatattttttttcgttttcataACATCAAACTTGAGGACAAATGAAGATTTTAGAGAGGGCGGTATTTCCTATAATTGTTTCCGGGTCGCCCTGGCCCGCGACGCCACTGACGTCACAGTTTAAGCAGGAGTCTGCAGTTTATTATCCAGTAGGATAATGTTGTGGTTTCCTAATTTAAAGTGACGTCCCGgcaatattatatattgtttGGGGCATTCGTTGTTATAGGTAAAAACAtctgttgttgtttacttgagACTTACTATAATCAATATGAGTTTTTTTGTTTACAGATCTAATAAGTAAATAGCTGCTACCATTCTCCGTTTCCAAGACGCACggagcaataataataataataataataataaaagagagaaaaaagaaaaaaagaagttaaaatAATAACTGGTTAGTGCGTTTGTTACATACAGAGTTGACCTGCATGTCTCACTACGTGTGAATAATTATACAATAAGGTGGCGCACTATCAGAAAAGAATCATTTCTGAACAATTGACACCAATGGTCACAAGAAGTCATAAATGAAGTATTGACGGTTCCAGAACATAACCATATGTACACAGTTATTTTTTATCCTTCATAGCTTCGtgtgaaagtaaaaaaaaaagagaagtgTTTTATGGTTCTTTAGAAGCTTGTTCTCTTACCTTTTTCAGATAAATGGAAATCCTTTCAACGAAGGCGGTACGACGTGTGGACATCGATGGCAATGACTTGGATATCTGCCGATCTGCCATTGTTAATAGTGTATTACGAAGATTTGAGAGACAATCCAACAAGGGAGCTATTACGAATGGTCAAATTCTTAAAACAACCGATTGATTTGATTAGAATACAATGTGCGGTCTTTGAAAACCCTCTCAGAGAACACAGATTTAATTTTAGATTACCAGTCAGGGATATTAGTATGCACCATTATATTGCCACAGTAAATGAAACACTAATGAGCTTCGATTCTAGACCACTGCCTTCCTATGGCAGTACATAACTTTCAAGAACTGaaaaaacattaaatgtttaaaaataataaagactGGTTTGTTTCGTTCTTATAAGAAAGAAGCACCTTGATGCACCTGGTTGTGGTTGTAGTAATTTTCTTACAAacattgtatttttgtattttgttttattttttacagtTATTACAGTTTCAAACCGGATTGCATTTGTCTTAACGTTCATTGGTTGATTTGAGCTGGTAGGAGGTGCCTTGCACAATCAAAGAACATTTCAAACATTAATCAGACTGTATATATTGAAGGGTCAATTTGTTAACTACCTCAAGAAGATTTCCTGTGATCATGTGATAAAGTTCCATTAATTTCATCAGACTGCGATACACCTACATTCCATCATTTTTAACTAATAATTGTTTTTACATTATAATGCTATGTGTCACTTTCGTGCTCAGTACAATGTCAGACGATAAACCGTAAAGTGTCCCGTGGGACCCAAAAGTGGGCTACGAAAACTTTGTTGTGGCCTTTTTCCCGTAGAAAAATGTTACCTACAGTTTTTCAGAGCTTCCAAACGGAGGTGGATTACGCTAAGGCTaagttattgttttttttaacatcAAGTCCTCGGGCGTAGACCTTTCATGTATTCCGAACATTATTTTGAGCACAGTTTGCGGACCGACTACCGTAAAATATACCGTCATTGGGGTAGGACACGCACTGGTCTCGGAGGAGGCTTTGaagggggcgggaggggggagggCGTTCGACAGGAGGGCGTCTGGGGGTATTTTCCCTTACGATACAGAAATATGCTTGTCGTCTTTCTCTGTTGGCGGTGCGATACGAGCTTTCAATGCCAGCTCATATCGGCCAGAGCTTGGTCAAGCTAGCTGCTCTCGTGGTCTTACGCCCCTCGCATCACTATATATGGTTGTGTTGTAACGAGAAAACTGGTGTAGATAGCTtatcattattttgttgttaacaAGTACTTTAAACTCAAGTTGGCTCCCAATACATTATTTTCCATGAGACGTGTCATGGGGTTTTCGGAAGTAATTTGGAAGTAATAACGTGATTGGCTAAAGTAGACACTCCTATTAAAGCATCATTGGGTTAATGTTTACGAACAAATGGCAGCACCTGGTCTGACCAGTCAGTTGCGTGACGTCATTAGTTCCTGTATGTACCAGATGAGTTGAAACATTCTATCGCGGCGTAGAGGAGTGGGTTAGTGGGTGAGTGGATGAGTGGGTGAACCATGTCAGAAATGAACTGAAAAGGGGTTAGAATCCATTATTCCTACTGGTTtacataaattaaatttgaGAAACCCTGTTATTTAATGTACAATAAATGCGGTGTGTGGTTATGTATGATCCGAATAGTGTTTGTAACTATGTATGGCCATAACCAAAGAATTTTCTCGACCATTTTGCATCCTCTGATCGCGACCAGTGGAGGCGCTACGCGAGGCATGAGGGGGAAttttgcgccccccccccagattccCCTCTCTGCGCCAGATGCACCCCGTCCCCGGCGCCCGATAACCAGATCTGGTACTTATCTGAAATATATAGAGCTAGGCTATTTGAAACAGCTTCAAATGCCTACCAAAGTCGACCGCTAATTCATTTCTTATCGGCTCAACGCCGCCGGCGATCAGTTTGTCAAACTTTCAAAAACACTTCTTGCTCACAATAAACTTGCAATATTTTAGGAAGGTTAGATAtgtgaaaaattgtcaaaagatagcaccatttgcTTCTATAGTCATTTAACTTGCAGACAATTCCCAAATGGGGAGGGGAATATTCCCTTCCCTTATACCCACCCCTTTATCAGTGTTATAATTTTTACCCCAAGAAAAATATTCCTTGTCCTCTAgttgccccccacccccccccccccccccccgattgcCTAGGTCTGTGCCGCCACTGATCGTGGCATTATAACAAGATGGCCCGGAGGTAATCTAGTTgattcaaaaacaaaaactaacatTCCATCCTTTTAAGTGTCATGACTATGAGTATAGATTTGTGCACGGTTAACATGAACAGTATAAAAGTGTCGCTGTGTGTAGTACGTATGTTAACAATAAACTAGATTAAAGAACAGTTCTCTCctctctttttattttcatttttattatcacTATTTTATAAATTAGGCCTACAAAATAGGAGATGAAAATAAATAGAAGTTCCCATTggagtatcatatttaattctTACACATTTTATCTTTGTTCAATAGAAATGTTTGCATTAATTGAAAACTGTAACGTCACAATGCTGAACGGTGTATTTAACCTGTCTGGGCTTAGAacaggtatatatattaatttcgtTTTGATTCTTCTAAGGTGTTTTTCTTaatgtggggggaggggtgcgaTTTCCTCGCTTTCATTTGAAGGATAAGGTTGATCGAAGATTAGTTGGAAAATAACGGATGATTAATAAgctgacaaaatattgaaatattttcaccgAAATGTAATTTAATACTTAACTCAATACAGTATAAGCATACGCAAAACGAACTTCGTATTGTATTGAAAGTCATCTGTACTGGCCACAATTTAAATGCTAAAAAGTGCTAGAATTTTTGAGGCACTGATCCTTAAACTTATTCCCAGCCAATCGAGGAGTACCAAAGTAGATCATTTATACGCTTAGTATGTGTGAGTATCATACAGTGGCAGTTATCAAATACTTGAATTTCAAGCAC
It encodes:
- the LOC139969897 gene encoding sialate:O-sulfotransferase 1-like, with amino-acid sequence MPIVALASFPRSGNTWSRSLIQIATQIYTTSVYWKDEGKLPRANTIFQGNKVDYQNGQGVCTKTHEHDNLTLREFKNGAILLIRDPLKAAVSDFVRCGHDHNLTTEDVGRHLESNDDKWKSFQRRRYDVWTSMAMTWISADLPLLIVYYEDLRDNPTRELLRMVKFLKQPIDLIRIQCAVFENPLREHRFNFRLPVRDISMHHYIATVNETLMSFDSRPLPSYGST